A genomic stretch from Vicia villosa cultivar HV-30 ecotype Madison, WI unplaced genomic scaffold, Vvil1.0 ctg.000780F_1_1, whole genome shotgun sequence includes:
- the LOC131631150 gene encoding triphosphate tunnel metalloenzyme 3-like: protein MEVEVKLRLANAETHRRVTTLLSPFHVITHRQHNLFFDGAASELSSRRAVLRLRFYGDDERCVVSLKAKAVLVDGVSRVEEDEEDLDPKVGRDCVAEPGKLGLLESRILKRVKDEFGVVGENGFLGLGGFRNVRNVYDWKGLKLEVDETDFDFGTLYEIECESVDPEEAKRILEEFLKENKIDYSYSVASKFAIFRSGKLP from the coding sequence ATGGAAGTCGAAGTGAAGCTTCGTCTCGCAAACGCTGAAACTCATCGCCGCGTCACCACCTTGCTCTCTCCCTTCCACGTCATAACCCATCGCCAACACAACCTCTTCTTCGACGGTGCCGCATCTGAACTCTCTTCTCGCCGCGCCGTTCTTCGTCTCCGATTCTACGGTGACGACGAACGGTGCGTTGTTTCGCTGAAAGCAAAGGCGGTTCTTGTCGACGGTGTGAGTCGCGTTGAGGAAGACGAAGAGGATTTGGATCCGAAGGTTGGTCGGGATTGTGTTGCTGAACCGGGGAAGCTGGGTTTGTTGGAGTCGAGGATTTTGAAAAGGGTGAAGGATGAATTTGGGGTGGTGGGTGAAAATGGGTTTTTAGGGTTGGGGGGTTTTAGGAATGTGAGGAATGTTTATGATTGGAAAGGTTTGAAATTGGAAGTGGATGAGACTGATTTTGATTTTGGAACTTTGTATGAGATTGAGTGTGAGAGTGTTGATCCTGAAGAAGCTAAACGCATTCTGGAGGAGTTCTTGAAGGAGAATAAAATTGATTATTCATACTCAGTGGCTTCCAAATTCGCAATTTTTCGATCTGGGAAATTGCCATAG